A genome region from Anastrepha ludens isolate Willacy chromosome 3, idAnaLude1.1, whole genome shotgun sequence includes the following:
- the LOC128857942 gene encoding putative vitellogenin receptor isoform X2, which yields MAKPFHLPLQNVRKKLQPTVAAPSSLVIVVVVILVLLPPFFARASAFHQCGADHFECRDGSCILQEKMCDGRPDCLDNSDELDCERKMCRKPNWFQCAKPNGPCLSAQLICNGIENCPGGEDELDCVSSSSSSSWMKDDGVGRGDSASADVGTGGWHSSKRNCSTFEYTCSADKTCIPLDFMCDGKSDCHDRSDEEDGCERARTSCEGFFCDNKKCLESKKWICDGVDDCGDGSDERKCGLNCTLEEGKFLCRDNSSCLMIDAVCNGKSECADGSDESDICTSATNNCSTKACPPASTCRMLPQQGAQCICPKGYRMSLLENACRDVDECLEMYGLCSQGCMNTRGSYRCTCNEGYTLKDDNRTCEAHGGDPLLLYTTQIAVMGVHLRDKFVYAVATNLTKVIGVAFDGQNIYWTNIRNEAESIVKANVDGTNHEILLTSGLDSPEDLAVDWLTGNIYFSDNTMHHIAVCSNNGLYCTALVSVDVHQPRGIALWPQRGQMFWTDWGVKPMIARASMDGSNSLPLVTDNIHWPNGIAVDMHNDRIYWVDAKSASMESMRSDGTDRRRILDGIMKHPYGLAIFEDNIYWSDWGTKSVHKCNKFTGKGHQVVAKDRTIYAVHIYHSAKQPKTDHACMRMRCSHLCLLAENNSATCACPDGMQLVADHLRCIKTHKKQRLFIGLKNSLLEMEHTKFGRHTILETHQLPVYISQMAYNNVNEKVIIADNVQRAIFEYDLQSNNISVLVRENIGNVTAIAFDHLAHNVYWTDSERHVVEVYSMQSRKRAMVSFFAGLEAPIALALIPEDGVMFVALRTRKKVHIDQLPLSGRGPHAHPFEDGLGYNDFQFTTDFETKTLFWSDSELDQISFTNYRVLQDYTFRARLKRPYSLALVEDDLFWSEVRSSAIHWTHKHNMGGVKRFEISMAHPAYTHVLPARIPLLASQPTSTLDHPCQHGNGGCSHVCVTATKFISACLCPAGLVFRDMANNTCIESLDCEFRCRSGECLTQSHRCNGRKDCPDGSDEFDCDPTRIKHRKVVCDIGEYACHDATECIKMQQRCDGEKNCRDGSDETHCDKFDQEKRCHVHQHACDNGNCVDQSVMCDGIDDCGDRSDESNCKLNTDQTSGDMPFCAVDMFQCNTGTCIAQSWECDGKLDCTDASDEHEKCDTKECPPDMHKCMLGQCIDRRLICDGHNDCGDFSDEMNCDFATGKQHNLTCGSATQPMYQCTSNTSICLELSVRCNGTAECPRGEDEEKCGTVCGINEFQCKSNKECIRLDFRCDRDKDCTDGSDEMNCEHYKNASVVGIVMTKQNERPCEPNMFDCKDGKCVEMSRVCNNFEDCDTGADEGPLCDTSCTSLPNQPLCTQKCRPTPVGAVCSCFPGYRLDTDQRTCIDVNECEEGEPCAQICENTHGSYRCKCYPDFMLRPDKTSCKSIESQSALMFSTYNEVRSITEQPITLRVAWAVNDSKIAGFDLNVRKRMAYFATDVEEVLYKVDIENGEVKAGLWVQTPTKVAVDWITDNVYVITRAGKYGIKVCSFDAKMCGLVVQANPRETIRALAVDALSRHLFYATVRAQSFDTPVSELHMAHLDGKKPVSLLRKRDAYITALACDPYKRALYFVDMHSKTLQVMGYRTDSLRIPRTIIQKGNVIMHPSGLSIYENQAFIVNIGSKEAVHCQLFGAHNCKAFNLNILNAEDVVVDGVTRQPLATNPCNMAKCHGMCIQADYGYECMCGDAIVAEHVHCPKAATNEILSSALLGGMLYADDEKSTPIAAVMTILILLILAMLCAGVGIHYLRSPASVQAVVSLQAACSTKAASSAQLPLLMETPKTMSAAAMQKEEKQTRRSNMFRRSIDFCEVPETVRSRVRRFFSKMRRRPTNQRNWQQLNEHPVSWWRQNLFTQPEFATMMMMQEQNLSPKY from the exons at GGCTAAACCCTTTCATTTACCGTTGCAAAATGTGCGCAAGAAACTACAGCCCACTGTCGCTGCGCCTAGCAgccttgttattgttgttgtggtcATTCTAGTACTGTTACCGCCATTTTTCGCGCGCGCTTCAGCCTTTCACCAATGCGGCGCCGACCACTTCGAGTGTCGAGACGGAAGTTGCATCTTACAGGAGAAGATGTGTGATGGACGTCCCGATTGTCTAGACAACTCGGACGAACTGGATTGCG AGCGAAAAATGTGCCGCAAGCCGAATTGGTTCCAATGCGCCAAACCTAATGGGCCTTGCTTGTCAGCGCAGCTCATTTGCAATGGCATCGAGAACTGTCCTGGTGGTGAAGATGAATTGGACTGTGTTAGCTCGTCATCGTCTTCGTCGTGGATGAAAGATGATGGTGTCGGAAGAGGTGACTCAGCTAGTGCTGATGTTGGCACTGGTGGCTGGCATTCGTCGAAACGGAATTGCAGCACTTTCGAGTATACCTGTAGCGCGGACAAGACCTGCATTCCATTAGATTTTATGTGCGATGGTAAAAGCGATTGCCACGATCGGTCCGATGAAGAGGATGGTTGTGAGCGTGCAAGAACCAGTTGTGAGGGTTTCTTCTGCGACAATAAAAAGTGTTTGGAGAGCAAAAAGTGGATCTGTGATGGTGTCGATGATTGTGGAGATGGCAGTGATGAACGAAAATGTG GTTTGAATTGTACTTTGGAGGAGGGAAAATTTCTATGTCGTGACAATTCAAGCTGCTTAATGATCGACGCTGTTTGCAATGGCAAGTCGGAATGTGCGGATGGTAGTGATGAGTCGGACATTTGTACTTCCGCCACCAACAATTGCAGTACAAAGGCATGTCCGCCTGCGTCGACTTGCAGAATGCTCCCACAACAGGGTGCCCAGTGTATTTGTCCCAAAGGTTATCGCATGTCATTGCTGGAGAACGCTTGTAGGGACGTGGACGAGTGTTTGGAAATGTATGGGCTTTGCTCTCAAGGATGTATGAATACGCGCGGCTCGTATCGCTGTACCTGCAATGAGGGTTACACACTAAAGGATGATAATAGAACATGCGAGGCGCATGGTGGTGATCCATTGCTGCTCTACACCACGCAAATAGCTGTAATGGGTGTGCATTTGAGAGATAAATTTGTCTATGCGGTGGCAACAAATTTAACGAAAGTGATTGGTGTGGCTTTTGATGGACAAAATATCTATTGGACTAACATACGAAATGAAGCGGAGAGCATTGTGAAGGCAAACGTGGATGGTACCAATCATGAAATATTGCTCACCTCAGGTTTGGATTCGCCTGAAGATTTGGCCGTCGATTGGCTGACAG GCAACATCTACTTCTCGGACAACACCATGCACCATATAGCTGTCTGCTCCAACAATGGCCTCTACTGCACTGCGCTCGTCAGTGTGGACGTACACCAGCCGCGAGGCATTGCGCTTTGGCCGCAACGAGGTCAAATGTTCTGGACCGACTGGGGTGTGAAACCAATGATTGCGCGCGCATCTATGGACGGCAGCAACTCGCTGCCCCTTGTCACCGATAACATACACTGGCCGAATGGAATCGCCGTGGATATGCACAATGATCGCATCTATTGGGTCGATGCCAAATCGGCGTCAATGGAAAGCATGCGTTCCGATGGCACCGATCGCCGCCGCATACTCGATGGAATAATGAAACACCCGTAtggtttagccatttttgaagaTAATATCTACTGGTCGGATTGGGGCACGAAAAGTGTGCATAAGTGCAATAAATTCACCGGCAAGGGGCATCAAGTGGTCGCTAAAGATCGCACCATCTATGCGGTGCATATTTATCACTCCGCCAAACAACCTAAAACCGATCACGCTTGTATGCGCATGCGTTGCTCTCATTTGTGTTTACTCGCCGAAAATAATAGCGCCACATGCGCCTGTCCCGATGGCATGCAATTGGTCGCCGATCATTTACGCTGCATAAAGACACACAAGAAACAGCGTCTCTTTATTGGTTTGAAAAACTCGTTACTCGAAATGGAGCATACGAAATTTGGACGGCATACAATTTTGGAAACTCATCAGCTGCCGGTGTATATTAGCCAAATGGCGTATAATAATGTGAATGAGAAGGTAATCATTGCCGATAATGTGCAACGCGCCATCTTCGAGTACGATCTGCAGAGCAACAATATTTCGGTGCTGGTACGTGAGAATATCGGCAATGTGACGGCGATCGCATTCG ATCACTTAGCGCACAATGTTTACTGGACCGATTCAGAGCGTCATGTTGTGGAGGTCTACTCCATGCAGTCACGCAAACGTGCCATGGTTAGTTTCTTTGCCGGATTAGAAGCGCCAATTGCGCTCGCATTAATACCAGAGGATGG CGTTATGTTTGTTGCCCTACGCACACGCAAAAAGGTGCACATAGATCAACTGCCCCTCAGCGGACGCGGACCACACGCCCACCCATTTGAAGATGGGCTTGGCTATAATGATTTTCAGTTTACCACCGACTTTGAGACGAAAACACTCTTTTGGTCTGATAGTGAACTCGACCAGATCTCCTTCACCAACTATCGAGTTTTACAAGATTACACTTTTCGTGCTCGACTCAAGCGTCCCTACTCACTCGCACTGGTCGAAGACGATCTCTTCTGGTCGGAGGTGCGTTCCTCAGCCATACACTGGACGCACAAACACAATATGGGTGGAGTGAAACGGTTTGAAATTTCAATGGCACATCCAGCCTACACGCACGTATTACCTGCACGCATACCACTGTTGGCCAGCCAGCCAACCAGCACGTTGGATCATCCCTGCCAGCATGGAAATGGTGGCTGTTCACATGTTTGTGTAACTGCCACAAAATTTATTAGCGCCTGCTTATGCCCGGCGGGGCTTGTTTTTCGCGATATGGCCAACAACACTTGCATTGAGTCGCTGGACTGTGAATTCCGTTGCCGTTCGGGTGAGTGTCTGACACAATCGCATCGCTGTAATGGACGCAAAGACTGCCCGGATGGTTCGGATGAGTTTGATTGTGACCCGACGCGTATTAAGCACCGCAAAGTTGTGTGTGATATTGGCGAATATGCGTGTCACGATGCTACAGAGTGCATAAAAATGCAACAGCGCTGCGATGGAGAGAAAAATTGTCGCGATGGGTCGGATGAGACACACTGCGACAAATTTG ATCAAGAGAAACGTTGCCACGTACATCAACATGCATGCGATAATGGTAATTGTGTAGATCAGAGTGTCATGTGTGATGGCATAGACGATTGTGGCGATCGCTCAGATGAGTCCAACTGCAAACTGAATACTGATCAGACATCCGGCGATATGCCTTTTTGTGCTGTCGATATGTTCCAATGCAACACGGGCACTTGTATCGCACAGAGCTGGGAATGTGATGGAAAATTAGACTGCACAGATGCATCGGATGAGCACGAAAAATGCG ACACCAAGGAATGTCCACCCGATATGCACAAATGCATGCTTGGCCAGTGCATTGATCGACGCTTGATCTGTGATGGTCACAATGACTGCGGCGACTTTTCGGACGAAATGAATTGCGATTTTGCTACGGGCAAGCAACACAATTTGACCTGCGGCTCGGCGACCCAACCGATGTACCAGTGTACGAGCAATACCAGCATTTGCCTAGAGTTGAGCGTTCGCTGTAATGGCACTGCCGAATGTCCACGCGGTGAGGACGAAGAAAAGTGTGGCACGGTGTGTGGCATAAACGAATTCCAGTGCAAATCTAATAAAGAATGTATACGATTGGATTTTCGTTGCGATCGCGATAAGGACTGTACTGATGGCTCAGACGAAATGAATTGTGaacattataaaaatgcatccgTCGTCGGCATAGTGATGACCAAGCAGAATGAACGTCCTTGCGAACCGAATATGTTCGATTGCAAAGATGGGAAATGCGTAGAAATGTCGCGCGTATGTAATAATTTCGAAGACTGTGATACGGGCGCTGATGAAGGACCACTCTGCGATACGTCTTGCACTTCCTTACCCAATCAGCCGCTTTGCACGCAAAAATGCCGTCCAACGCCAGTAGGTGCAGTTTGTTCATGTTTTCCCGGTTATCGATTAGATACGGATCAGCGCACTTGCATCGATGTGAATGAGTGTGAGGAAGGTGAGCCATGCGCACAAATTTGTGAGAACACACACGGTTCGTATCGCTGCAAATGCTATCCAGACTTTATGCTGCGCCCCGACAAGACCAGCTGTAAATCAATCGAAAGTCAATCCGCGCTGATGTTCTCCACCTACAATGAAGTGCGCAGCATAACGGAGCAGCCGATCACGTTGAGGGTCGCATGGGCGGTAAATGACTCGAAAATCGCTGGTTTCGATTTGAATGTACGTAAACGTATGGCTTACTTTGCTACCGATGTCGAAGAGGTGTTGTATAAAGTCGATATAGAGAATGGTGAGGTGAAGGCTGGCCTGTGGGTGCAGACACCAACAAAAGTGGCAGTGGACTGGATCACGG ATAATGTCTACGTCATTACCCGCGCTGGAAAGTATGGCATCAAAGTGTGCTCCTTCGATGCAAAAATGTGCGGTCTCGTAGTTCAGGCCAACCCACGCGAAACCATACGCGCGCTCGCAGTCGATGCGCTAAGTCGTCACCTCTTCTATGCCACCGTACGCGCACAATCCTTTGACACACCTGTTTCTGAGCTCCACATGGCCCACTTGGATGGCAAGAAGCCTGTATCACTGTTGCGAAAACGTGATGCTTACATCACCGCCTTAGCCTGCGATCCTTACAAACGTGCACTCTACTTTGTGGATATGCATTCGAAAACACTGCAAGTAATGGGTTATCGCACGGATAGCTTACGCATTCCACGCACAATCATACAAAAGGGTAATGTCATTATGCATCCATCGGGTCTTTCAATCTATGAGAATCAAGCGTTCATTGTGAATATCGGTTCCAAGGAAGCGGTGCATTGTCAGCTTTTTGGTGCACATAACTGCAAAGCTTTCAATTTGAATATTCTTAACGCTGAGGATGTTGTGGTGGATGGTGTAACGCGTCAACCGCTCGCCACAAATCCCTGCAACATGGCCAAGTGTCATGGTATGTGTATACAGGCCGATTATGGCTATGAGTGTATGTGTGGTGATGCTATTGTGGCCGAACATGTTCACTGTCCGAAGGCAGCGACCAATGAGATCTTGTCCAGCGCTTTGCTTGGTGGAATGCTGTATGCTGATGACGAGAAGTCTACTCCCATTGCTGCAGTTATGACCATTctgattttgttaatattagctATGCTATGCGCAGGCGTTGG AATCCATTATCTGCGTTCTCCAGCATCGGTGCAGGCAGTGGTAAGTCTGCAGGCGGCATGCAGCACCAAAGCGGCATCATCAGCACAACTGCCTCTTTTGATGGAGACACCCAAAACAATGTCAGCAGCGGCAATGCAGAAGGAGGAGAAGCAAACGAGAAGAAGCAATATGTTCCGCCGATCTATAGATTTCTGCGAAGTTCCAGAAACGGTTCGCTCTCGGGTGCGGAGATTCTTCTCGAAGATGCGTCG CCGCCCCACGAATCAGAGGAATTGGCAACAGCTGAACGAACACCCAGTGTCCTGGTGGAGGCAGAACCTTTTTACACAACCCGAATTTGccacgatgatgatgatgcaaGAACAAAACTTGTCTCCTAAGTATTGA